ttttcaaaatttagagaaataagTCGATTTTGGAGAGAGTGAGTGAAAGCGTATCCAGCTGGACGAGTTTTCTACAAAACGCTTCCAACTAGGCGCACTTTCCCTGACATATCAACAAAAGCTCGCCCAGTTGGACGAGTTTTCCTGTCAACTGTACAAAAAGCTCGCCCAGTTGGACAAGCTTCTCCTAAAATGTCAATAGAAAGCTTGCACAACTGACTGCGCTTTCACACACTCTCCAAAATCAACCTATTTCCCTAAATCTTGAAAAAAACGACCTATTTCgccaataaaaaaattgacttGCCTATTTAGCCTAGAAGCCAAACTAGGTagcaaaccaaaattttatttttgaactcTAGGAACCTTTGGAGACAACTTCAACAATCATACTAGAGTTATACAAGGTTGGGCTTggataagtaattttttttctcaagccAACTAAACccacattcaatttaaataattaaaattatttttaaaaattaaattcaattataaaaacatgttttaaaattttttttattaatgttctTATGCACCGGGCCAAGCGACTTGGGCTTGAAATTTTTTGGAACCAGGTCACAGCACCACCTCTAGGTCCGACACAGTTCCATTATGGCTTTAGCTTATCTTCAAAGTTGGATTTTGAAGTCATTAACAATATTCAGGCCTTAAGGGTCCAGAACACGCTGTTTTCTTCATGTCTGGTTTTCTCATGGTTTGGTTAATGTATTAATATCGCAGGTGCCCATAATTTTTTGggagaaaagaaatataaaaacaaaatgttctctaataaaaattagatctaaaaaaaaaatttattcattttctgtttataaaaattacaaacataaTAAATGTTATCCCTATCATTACAAAAACTAAATCGGTCTCAACAGTGATCCACTAaacatcattaaatttaagctGGTTTccataaataacataatactTGCCAACTTTCACAAGCTCCATTGATATTATGGGAAAAAAGAATTGGAGCCCCTGGAAAGTTAGTATAATGAATAACTTTGGGAGACCATAAAACAGATCTTACTGTTCCAAAGCTCCTATCACAAGCTTTGTGCATAGAATGACGTCACCTCAAGCGTTAATAAGTAGCTTtgccattaaaaaaaaatctaattttctGGGCACAGAACTAAAAAATACTAGATCAGGTAGCAGAATCTGAGTATAGAGATGAAAATTTCAGGCATCCTGGGAATCTGATTGAAGATTATAGAGATGAAAATTTCAGGCATCCTGGGAATCTGATTGAAGATTAACGATTTGTGAAACTACTAGCTTAGAGAGTTCATTGATTGCAGCTTGAACCTGATAATCATCTGATTCCCTTTGTCTGGACCATCCAGATAATTGTGAACTTAACCTGCTATATTCATTTGCAGCAACTCCTGTCTTCCTTGATGTGGCAAGAGCTTTCTCCAAATCACTCTGTGATAATGGCCTTGGAGCCTGAAATAGAAACaatggaagatgatgaaaaCCTTGATATGAATACTAGAACAATTATAAGTAGCTAAAAAGGTGGCGGCTAGAGGTAAACTACCCAAGTTCATAAATTCCACATGCAAACAGCACTTCTATCATAGCTTTATGTTTAAGACAATAAAAACATCTTCCTACAAGGTCTCATTCCAACTACAattatgtacttgtgaccaagGAAATGTTAGATTCAGTCCCTCGATCACATAACACAATTTAATGTGTGAGATCATtctacatacatacatacatacatatatatatgctgaACCTCAGAAAAACTAGAGAAAGGCAGCACAAAGACACAAaagaaatatacaaaaaatacGTACTCCAGATGGTTTTCCTTTCTTCTCCTCATCTAGTAAGTCCCTGATCGGAAAGTACGCTGCTTTCTTGCAGAGTTCAAGAAGATCTGAACCCGTGTACCCTTCACATAAACTGGCTATGCAGTCAAAGTCAATGCTTGGTTCAACCCTCTCACCCTTTAAAATTACCTTCAATATCTCAGCCCTCTCCATGCAGTCAGGTACTCCAATCTCAAAAGCCTGAGGGAGACGTCTGAGTATGGCTTCATCTAGTTCTGATGGGCGATTTGTTGCAGCAAGAACCATAACTCGTGCATTCTCTGCacatcaatataaaataattaaatttaaaatttaaaaccaatacCTAGAACATTCTTTAGAGAGCTCTTaatcagaaaaaaaatagaatacatgACTTTGTGGGAGAATTAATAGCATTATGTAACAGCTTTTAGATAGAAAAATACTCACGGTCAGTAGTAAACCCATCCCACAATGCCATGAACTCAGTCTTCATGTTTGTCATTGCTTCATGATCTGTGTTACGCCGTTGTCCCAAGAAACTGTCGACCtcatcaataaatataatagcAGGCTGCAGTTTATAGGCCAAGCTAAATACGGCAGCCACTACAAAAGTAGAAGAGTAAATAAACAATACAATCAAGACagataaaataaacaaacatgcATGGGGCAGTAAAACCATTAGAAAAGGCATAGAAAGTAATATTTAACTGATAAGAAAGGTCAGCTTACATGTTTAACTCATATGCATGTTTAACTTACATATGCAAtgataattttcatctttttcttttcctgcaTGTGGACATTTGATC
The Gossypium raimondii isolate GPD5lz chromosome 8, ASM2569854v1, whole genome shotgun sequence DNA segment above includes these coding regions:
- the LOC105791222 gene encoding uncharacterized protein LOC105791222, producing MGSSSSETKFLQELILYAASAAFSCLVLFAGLRHLDPNREASKKAQEHKKEIAKRLGRPLIHTNPYEDVIACDVINPDHIDVEFDSIGGLEAIKQALYELVILPLRRPELFSHGKLLGPQKGVLLYGPPGTGKTMLAKAIAKESGAVFINIRISNLMSKWFGDAQKLVAAVFSLAYKLQPAIIFIDEVDSFLGQRRNTDHEAMTNMKTEFMALWDGFTTDQNARVMVLAATNRPSELDEAILRRLPQAFEIGVPDCMERAEILKVILKGERVEPSIDFDCIASLCEGYTGSDLLELCKKAAYFPIRDLLDEEKKGKPSGAPRPLSQSDLEKALATSRKTGVAANEYSRLSSQLSGWSRQRESDDYQVQAAINELSKLVVSQIVNLQSDSQDA